The nucleotide window TTCTCTTCAAAATTAGACATCCGTTCAAGGAGCATATACTTTTTCAGATGGGTTACCAGAATGATATATTCTCCAAATCCCTGCACCCACCGCACATCGTCCAGAAGTACTTTATTCATCACATAATTGGATTTGAACATAATAAAATCCTCTTTCTTCTGATGTTCCGTAGAATTTTTAAACTGCAAGAAATCTTTTGCCTTATTAATTGCTTTCCTGAATGTATCAAAATCTACAGGCTTTACAAGATAATGAACAACATCCAATTCAAAGGCTTTAACCGCGTATTGAGTTTCCAGAGTGAGAAATATGCACAGCGGTTTGTAAGGTAACTGGTGTAAAAGCTCAATTCCGTTGATGTAAGGCATATTGATATCCAGAATTACCAGATCTACTCTATTCTGTTTAAGATATTCCAGTGCTTCTTCCGGATT belongs to Chryseobacterium shigense and includes:
- a CDS encoding LytR/AlgR family response regulator transcription factor: MANLTIVSVDDEYPALQLIQKYCGQMEDVDLLKIFQNPEEALEYLKQNRVDLVILDINMPYINGIELLHQLPYKPLCIFLTLETQYAVKAFELDVVHYLVKPVDFDTFRKAINKAKDFLQFKNSTEHQKKEDFIMFKSNYVMNKVLLDDVRWVQGFGEYIILVTHLKKYMLLERMSNFEEKFQNLGFIRIHKSYIVLSSHISSYDTAHVYLKDGEKLPLGRTYKNSLKAYLN